The window GCTGCCGACAATGCCCCGAGGGCGGTGATATTTGAAGCTGCGCGCGGTCAGAGAAACACCATTGGCCAGAAGCGCCGAAGCCAGCGTGTCGCCAGCATATCCGCTGTAGGGCTTGCCGTTGAAATGGAATCTCAGCTTGCGGCTGCGGTCGATCCGTCCGCCTTCGGGACGACGGTATTCATAGGCCATGGGGGGGCTCCACGATGTCATGGGTTCTGGTGTCGCGCCAAAGGCTGAGCCAGCGTCCGCATCCCGCGGCGTGCCACCAATATTCCTGTACCGGGCCAAGCGGATTGGGTACTGTCGTCAGATAGTCGACCCAATCCTCGTCGCTGGTCTCAAGAGGGTTGGGACGCGGCGCCTGGACCGGCCCCCCATAAGTGAATTCGCCTTCGCTGCGTTCGCCGCAATTGGGGCAGGATATGAGTAGCATGATGTATCCTCTATCGAGCTGTCGTCGTGCCTGATTCCATGACGTAATCCAGTGATTTGAAGCGGTTGAGCGTGAAGGCGGCCATCAATGGATGCGGTGTTCCCTTGGCGACCAGATGCGCCAGCGTCAGCCCGCCCGCCGGTATTGCCTTGTAGCCGCCCCACCAGCCGGCCGTGACGATCAGGCCGGCGACATCGGTCAACGACATGATTGGTGATGAATCATGGGCGATATCCAGATGTCCGCCCCATTGCCGCATGAGCTTCAGCTTCTTGAAAGCAGGAAACAGCGAAAGCATCATCGAGACACTGTCTTCGAAGACATGCTGCTTGATGTCGCGCCGAAAGCTCTGGCCCCGGTCAGGAGCGCCGCCGATCACCATTTCGCCCTTGTCGGACTGGCTGAGGTAGAAACCGCTATCGGGGCAATTCACGATGACATCGATCAACGGCTTTACAGGCTCGGAGACGAAGGCGGTCAGATTCATGGTGCGCAGTGGCAGGCGCAGCCCGGCGGTCTCGGTCAGGGTGGTCGTGTGCCCCGAGACTGCGACGACCACCTGCTTGGCCCGGATCGTGCCCCGGTTGGTCTCGACACCCGCAATGGCACCATCGCCCCCCCGGATCAGCGCGGTCACCTCTGTCTGTTGATGGATCTCGACGCCATGTGAATCGGCGCCACGAGCATAGCCCCAGGCCACGGCGTCATG of the Paracoccus seriniphilus genome contains:
- a CDS encoding sarcosine oxidase subunit delta, with protein sequence MLLISCPNCGERSEGEFTYGGPVQAPRPNPLETSDEDWVDYLTTVPNPLGPVQEYWWHAAGCGRWLSLWRDTRTHDIVEPPHGL
- a CDS encoding FAD-dependent oxidoreductase, whose product is MKQRYSVFSLVRNAFSSHENWSKAWRSPPLKPAYDVIIIGAGGHGLATAYYLAREFGITNVAVLEKGWLGGGNIARNTVTIRSNYMRDESIPFYVKSVEMFEGLTRELNFNMMHSKRSMIDVVQTYGRLRELRRRQLAMDIHGATYQQITTQELRRRIPALTGGGANARLPIIGGMVHTDAAVNRHDAVAWGYARGADSHGVEIHQQTEVTALIRGGDGAIAGVETNRGTIRAKQVVVAVSGHTTTLTETAGLRLPLRTMNLTAFVSEPVKPLIDVIVNCPDSGFYLSQSDKGEMVIGGAPDRGQSFRRDIKQHVFEDSVSMMLSLFPAFKKLKLMRQWGGHLDIAHDSSPIMSLTDVAGLIVTAGWWGGYKAIPAGGLTLAHLVAKGTPHPLMAAFTLNRFKSLDYVMESGTTTAR